In the Corynebacterium gerontici genome, one interval contains:
- the qcrA gene encoding cytochrome bc1 complex Rieske iron-sulfur subunit — protein sequence MSNNDKNYTEKDLNGMSNDDLARLGTELDGVTVAFRKERFPIDNDPASKRASRTVGIWLGIGIVSAIAFLAVYLFWPWHYKALGQEGLWTYTLYTPLLGLTAGLAILGLGIGATLYVKKIIPEEIAVQRRHDGPSDEVDRRTIVALLNDSWQTSTLGRRKVIKSMLGVGGLLAGLVVIAPLGGMVKNPWKKGHLGIQGDGTLWTSGWTLHEEGVKLYLGRDTGVIAEKHKNSVGEHYTTQGVTRLVRMRPEDLAAAAMETVFPLPADLVNDGDKYNAKADVYEEHMHSIHGPRNAVMLIRLRSQDAKRVVERENQENFHYGDYYAYSKICTHIGCPTSLYEAQTNRILCPCHQSQFDALHYGKPVFGPAARALPQLPITVDEEGYLVAAGNFIEPVGPAFWERRS from the coding sequence ATGAGCAATAACGACAAGAACTACACGGAAAAAGACCTCAACGGAATGAGCAACGACGACCTGGCTCGCCTGGGTACTGAGCTTGACGGCGTTACCGTTGCGTTCCGTAAAGAGCGCTTCCCGATCGACAATGATCCCGCTTCGAAGCGTGCTTCCCGAACCGTCGGCATCTGGCTGGGCATCGGCATCGTTTCGGCCATTGCATTCCTCGCGGTTTACCTGTTCTGGCCATGGCACTACAAGGCGCTGGGTCAAGAGGGCCTGTGGACGTACACCCTCTACACCCCACTTTTGGGTCTGACTGCTGGCCTCGCGATCCTCGGCCTCGGCATTGGTGCAACGCTGTACGTTAAGAAGATCATCCCCGAAGAGATCGCAGTTCAGCGCCGCCACGATGGCCCTTCGGACGAAGTGGACCGTCGCACGATCGTCGCGTTGTTGAATGATTCCTGGCAGACTTCCACCCTTGGTCGCCGCAAGGTAATCAAGTCCATGCTTGGCGTTGGCGGCTTGCTCGCTGGCCTCGTTGTCATCGCACCGCTCGGCGGCATGGTGAAGAACCCATGGAAGAAGGGTCACCTCGGTATTCAGGGCGACGGAACCCTGTGGACGTCCGGCTGGACCCTTCACGAGGAGGGTGTGAAGCTCTACCTCGGTCGCGATACCGGCGTGATTGCCGAAAAGCACAAGAACTCCGTAGGGGAGCACTACACCACCCAGGGCGTGACCCGCCTGGTTCGTATGCGCCCGGAGGACCTTGCCGCTGCCGCTATGGAAACCGTGTTCCCGCTCCCCGCAGATTTGGTCAACGACGGCGACAAATACAACGCCAAGGCCGACGTCTACGAAGAGCACATGCACTCCATCCATGGCCCACGTAACGCAGTGATGCTAATTCGCCTTCGTTCTCAGGACGCTAAGCGCGTTGTTGAGCGCGAAAATCAGGAGAACTTCCACTACGGCGACTACTACGCATATTCAAAGATCTGCACGCACATCGGTTGCCCCACCTCGCTTTACGAGGCACAAACCAACCGTATTCTGTGCCCCTGCCACCAGTCGCAGTTCGACGCATTGCACTACGGCAAGCCGGTATTCGGCCCCGCTGCTCGTGCTTTGCCACAGCTGCCGATCACCGTTGACGAAGAGGGTTACCTCGTCGCCGCAGGCAACTTCATTGAGCCTGTCGGCCCGGCATTCTGGGAGCGTCGTTCATGA